One Tetrapisispora phaffii CBS 4417 chromosome 2, complete genome genomic region harbors:
- the PSP1 gene encoding Psp1p (similar to Saccharomyces cerevisiae PSP1 (YDR505C) and YLR177W; ancestral locus Anc_1.55), with protein MNNTTMTHQHNELPSVNSNTSLSDNLQLNNYYDKLLFKNNSGKSLVDLPSKLNNSNNNSQNATNGSENNSLFRNYISKIDNANTLKNSSFDGNNNTNDIASSNNVSIGNEFNEVSEEDPISGSKFNKSTFNDFDLSSSFRGISLNGSSHISNNMQNNNPDINFRNNSISVLPGDFNSSSSNDALHNFPLVALEMTTPSNSEPFPMAYNNHHNMNNNGLGDSNGIFGSQYNATSSIHPFSSSQSTSTHTNDNFYSNGNPASNLQGYSGLFNFKAQLGSSNYRTNDIDKGNDNNDAMLNLNIENARRSSYISDSLIHGQTLQNNLESVIDHLNNNNGLNQYNQFNGAPNDNNRYGSNYMNYSNDPNPNPNSNADRIQHRNSVFTIPTHQATSGIMQARNYTMMESSNISNHMLQQSQQPHQTKQQQQPQPQPQNRYGYAQNYGRNQSFSNGSTNMSMLNTTNNSTQHNRFSQYNQHSHQKNQNNNHNIHNKYQLSNPLSTSNASNNDNADIGLTVFNGRQLKPNDELKQIFKECGSNYFSSELVFEFTDHIKRLLDKSSEDSELKQNCIKFLNFLKSCNSNYVTTTNTELEKTSSTKKNAQSDSSSYMNYEPLALVTLKNGKLELLSIPNNSNLFMSRGDMVIIDGDRGKDLALMVEPAVSFDLALFVYFLKKKIHFDSLITAKSQHYPNKDFVKALIESTRGQSDKLNSRLYDVVELTQLVVPSKQVIRFATPWEVSSNLNNKLKDELKALHVAKMKLSSINNSHLDQDQASTEDMNSQNLDLNVSNTTSNANSKLNITILNAEIQFDRKKLTFYYICDERNDFRDLIKELFKLYKTRIWLCAIPNNLEIYSKYYNSEKKELHLYQQMMQNYTNEDMLEITNNNIHNNNNNILSPFKKIELDNFQIGVYIELVKKLFE; from the coding sequence ATGAATAATACAACAATGACACACCAACATAATGAATTACCTTCCGTTAATAGTAATACCAGTTTATCTGataatttacaattgaaCAATTACTATGATAAATTACTATTTAAGAATAATAGCGGGAAATCATTAGTTGATTTACcatcaaaattaaacaacagcaacaacaatagTCAAAATGCTACAAATGGCAGTGAAAATAATTCCTTATTTAGAAATTATATTagtaaaattgataatgcTAATACTCTCAAAAATTCTTCATTCgatggtaataataataccaaTGATATTGCCAGTTCCAATAATGTTTCTATTGGCAATGAGTTTAATGAAGTGAGTGAAGAGGATCCAATTAGTGGTagtaaattcaataaatcaacttttaatgattttgatttatctTCAAGTTTTAGAGGCATTAGTTTAAATGGTAGCTCTCATATCTCAAATAATATGCAAAACAATAATCctgatattaattttaggAATAATAGTATAAGTGTGCTTCCTGGtgattttaattcttcaagTTCTAATGATGCTCTACATAATTTCCCTTTGGTTGCTTTAGAGATGACTACTCCATCAAATTCGGAACCATTCCCAATGGCATATAACAATCATcataatatgaataataatggGTTAGGTGATAGTAACGGTATTTTTGGAAGCCAATATAACGCAACATCAAGCATACACCCATTCTCGTCATCGCAATCAACAAGCACGCATACAAATGATAATTTCTATAGCAATGGCAATCCGGCCTCTAATTTACAAGGTTATTCTGgacttttcaattttaaagcGCAACTAGGATCATCAAATTATAGGActaatgatattgataaagGCAATGACAATAATGATGCTATGTTAAATCTAAATATAGAGAATGCAAGAAGATCTTCTTATATCTCAGATTCTCTAATCCATGGACAAACATTACAAAATAACTTAGAGTCAGTTATCGATCATTTGAACAATAATAACGGTTTAAACCAATATAATCAATTCAATGGTGCTCCTAACGATAATAATAGATATGGTTCGAATTATATGAACTATTCAAACGATCCAAATCCAAATCCAAATTCAAATGCTGACCGTATACAACATAGAAATTCAGTCTTCACTATTCCAACCCATCAAGCTACTTCGGGTATTATGCAAGCAAGAAACTATACTATGATGGAATCTTCAAACATCAGCAACCATATGTTACAACAGTCTCAACAACCGCACCAAACCAagcagcaacaacaaccaCAACCGCAACCACAAAATCGTTATGGTTACGCACAGAATTATGGCAGAAACCAATCCTTTTCAAATGGAAGCACAAACATGTCTATGCTCAACACCACAAACAATTCTACTCAGCATAATAGATTCTCACAATACAATCAACATTCTCACCAGAAGAATCAGAATAATAACCACAACATCCATAATAAATACCAACTGTCAAATCCACTCTCCACTAGTAACGCTTCCAATAATGACAACGCTGATATCGGATTGACGGTTTTCAATGGACGTCAATTGAAACCGaatgatgaattgaaacaaatttttaaagaatgtGGTTCAAATTATTTCTCCTCTGAATtagtttttgaatttacaGATCATATTAAGAGATTACTTGATAAATCTTCTGAAGATTCtgaattaaaacaaaattgtATTAAGTTTCTaaactttttaaaatcttgtaattcaaattatgTTACTACAACTAACACGGAATTAGAAAAAACTTCATCAACTAAGAAGAATGCACAATCCGATAGTTCATCGTACATGAATTATGAACCGTTGGCTCTAGttactttaaaaaatggtaaattagaattattgtCAATTCCAAACAATTCCAACTTATTCATGAGTAGAGGTGATATGGTTATTATTGATGGTGATAGAGGCAAGGATTTGGCCTTGATGGTTGAACCAGCAGTGAGCTTTGATTTGGCTTTATTCGTATATTTcttgaaaaagaagattcATTTCGATTCACTAATTACAGCAAAATCACAACATTACCCAAATAAAGATTTTGTTAAAGCTTTAATCGAGTCTACTAGAGGTCAAAGTGATAAATTAAACTCAAGATTATACGATGTAGTTGAGTTAACTCAATTAGTGGTACCATCAAAACAAGTTATTAGGTTCGCCACCCCTTGGGAagtttcttcaaatttgaataacaAACTAAAAGATGAATTGAAAGCTTTACATGTTGCCAAAATGAAGTTAAGTTCAATCAACAATTCCCATCTTGATCAAGATCAGGCTTCAACTGAAGATATGAATTCCCaaaatttagatttaaatgtttcaaataCCACATCAAATGCGAACTCTAAACTAAACAttacaattttaaatgCTGAGATCCAATTTGATAGAAAGAAATTAACATTTTACTATATTTGTGATGAAAGGAATGACTTCAGagatttaattaaagagttattcaaattatacAAAACTAGAATTTGGTTATGTGCTATTccaaataatttagaaatttattctaaatattacaatagcgaaaagaaagaattaCACCTGTATCAACAAATGATGCAAAATTACACTAATGAAGATATGTTAGAGATTaccaataataatattcataacaacaacaacaatattcTATCaccatttaaaaaaattgaattagaCAATTTCCAAATTGGTGTTTATATAGAATTAGTcaagaaattatttgaataa